From a single Portunus trituberculatus isolate SZX2019 chromosome 15, ASM1759143v1, whole genome shotgun sequence genomic region:
- the LOC123504183 gene encoding pantetheinase-like has product MKLFFAVLPALAVWWSSVVALPAGDEHRVRAGDTVVYVGAVVEYESYHEETEEGKEGITQTNAMILAEYAALAKAQGADILVTPEYAIQSLFMDEDNIFPVTQYVPDPELHAVPCTLSEEGLNSQALRILSCAAQANEMYIVVDLGEASPCSPEAAADNPFANPLDTAYECPPDGRIYYNTQVVFDRNGTVIARYRKKNLYLEPFFKPGIESDQTALFETDFGVIFSLQICFDIAYMHPGLANVGERGVKDVAMSTAWIDILPFFLAPSVQNGWSRSLGINLLVAGHHLPERAKLGSGIYRGFSDLDHTYVFNPDSGNQLIVSEVETIAATDGVRKPRGLLKTETRPVLATHDATHTDKQPRRKHFLYYDDISSYTNTNLAPSKSGEPQTVDLCHNDEICCSLTYTSTSSLNYSLLAYSGPMLQGHDTYAMYIQVCAVVWCKTTDVTTCSHIDDGLPPHDTFWVNKIFGNFVAERVFPIALTRNLTLVDNSLYSATHDGNIFTFTMEQEIHNFMSGGLFARWYDRDPPSDDFFASVYEMITSLVIRLWNLFKSA; this is encoded by the exons ATGAAGCTATTCTTTGCGGTGTTGCCAGCTTTGGCGGTGTGGTGGTCCAGTGTGGTGGCCCTGCCTGCTG gagatgaacaccgGGTGCGGGCGGGAGACACTGTGGTGTACGTGGGCGCTGTTGTGGAGTATGAATCTTACCATGAGGAgacagaagaagggaaggaaggtatcACGCAGACGAACGCCATGATCCTTGCTGAGTATGCAGCTCTAGCTAAGGCACAG GGAGCGGATATCCTAGTGACTCCTGAGTACGCCATACAAAGtttgtttatggatgaggaCAACATCTTTCCCGTGACGCAGTACGTGCCTGACCCGGAGCTCCATGCCGTGCCCTGTACCCTGAGTGAAGAGGGGTTAAATAGTCAA GCCTTAAGAATCCTGAGCTGTGCCGCCCAAGCAAACGAGATGTACATAGTGGTGGACTTAGGAGAAGCCAGTCCTTGCAGTCCAGAAGCCGCAGCAGACAATCCCTTCGCCAATCCCCTGGACACGGCCTACGAGTGTCCCCCTGACGGCCGTATTTATTACAACACACAAGTAGTCTTTGACAGGAATGGGACAGTGATCGCCAG gtacaggaagaaaaatttgtacctggAGCCCTTTTTCAAACCAGGAATAGAAAGTGACCAGACCGCGCTATTTGAGACAGACTTTGGCGTGATATTTTCCCTTCAG ATCTGTTTTGACATCGCGTACATGCATCCCGGGCTGGCGAACGTGGGGGAGCGCGGCGTGAAGGACGTGGCCATGAGCACAGCATGGATAGATATCCTGCCCTTCTTTCTGG CACCATCGGTACAAAATGGCTGGTCTAGATCTTTGGGCATCAACCTCTTAGTAGCCGGTCATCACCTGCCAGAGCGAGCCAAGCTTGGCTCAGGAATCTACCGAGGATTCTCTGACTTGGATCACACGTATGTCTTTAATCCTGATTCAGGCAACCAGTTGATTGTGTCCGAGGTAGAGACAATCGCTGCCACCGATGGAGTGCGAAAGCCAAGAGGCCTGCTGAAGACAGAGACGAGACCTGTCCTGGCAACACACGACGCTACTCACACAGACAAGCAGCCTCGCAggaaacattttctttattatgacGACATCAGTagctacacaaacacaaacctcGCACCCAGCAAGTCTGGCGAACCTCAGACGGTGGATTTGTGCCACAACGACGAAATTTGTTGTTCCCTCACCTACACGTCCACTTCTAGCCTGAATTACAGCCTGCTGGCTTACAGCGGTCCAATGTTACAGGGTCACGATACTTATGCCATGTACATCCaagtgtgtgctgtggtgtggtgcaaAACAACTGACGTCACCACTTGTAGTCACATTGATGATGGTCTTCCACCACATGACACATTTTGGGTCAACAAAATTTTCGGAAATTTCGTTGCAGAACGCGTTTTTCCAATCGCCTTAACTCGTAACCTCACTCTGGTTGATAACAGTTTGTATTCAGCCACACACGATGGAAACATTTTCACATTTACCATGGAGCAAGAAATCCACAATTTCATGTCAGGAGGCCTTTTTGCACGCTGGTATGACCGTGATCCTCCTAGTGATGACTTCTTTGCCTCTGTGTATGAAATGATAACTTCTCTAGTTATTCGATTGTGGAATCTTTTCAAGAGTGCATAA